From Lolium perenne isolate Kyuss_39 chromosome 5, Kyuss_2.0, whole genome shotgun sequence, a single genomic window includes:
- the LOC139831692 gene encoding uncharacterized protein has product MVVHMREGQVVRYKVNAKADMVRNNMTLIRCPCRKCGLRQWIDPDSGQLEEHLLRRGFMLGFNEEPAANVGHEEEDDIGREDEESPEHGVHHEADEGDDDAGADGGGEAESTQTPLTSALRDPHVQELLLKDTGNAKPEAKLAQMEVDGMTPLYPGCRPEDTRLSVTLECLEMKAEHKWTDSSFSDNMKSWHARLPKDNTLPTSIDEAKKIVCPLNLPHVKYHACINDCALFRDEYKDITTCPVCGHGRYKRGNKKVPLKVVWEKPTDDPEKGKILTHPADASQWNALDIEFADEFGSEPRNVQRTKDGPKARTDLKLLGLKKELQYPTDSDDDDDEQTEMTQGRHKRAKINEVVVLKPACFTLSDEELERFFECLLGVKILPVAMRGIMDDHVRETLFGLCNFFDVISRKSIGVKQLNRLQEEIVEILCELEIYFPPAIFDIMNYLSTENEDVGLPTRKHVGRLEGFGHREGYRAMHVGIAGRRADFDRAHRVALQHIELVSPWVDKHKSLIEQEFIDLGRPRKTGDVTKEHNSSFTGWFKKRFYTEEKDKNSEYQNSGVTMLSYTDDKTDVKERFYGRIEEIWELDYVGETMPMFRVRWAKSVEKDGLDFK; this is encoded by the exons ATGGTCGTCCATATGAGGGAAGGCCAAGTGGTTAGATACAAGGTGAATGCGAAGGCCGACATGGTTAGGAACAACATGACcctgataagatgtccgtgtcgaaaaTGCGGACTCCGGCAGTGGATCGACCCTGATTCTGGACAACTGGAGGAACACCTGCTCAGGCGCGGTTTCATGCTCGGCTTCAATGAGGAGCCGGCGGCAAATGTTGGtcatgaagaagaggatgacatCGGGCGAGAAGACGAAGAGTCtcccgaacatggtgttcatcatgAGGCCGATGAAGGAGATGATGATGCCGgagcagatggtggtggagaagccGAGAGCACGCAGACGCCGCTAACGTCGGCCTTGCGGGACCCTCATGTTCAAGAGCTGCTCCTGAAGGACACGGGCAACGCCAAACCTGAAGCCAAGCTGGCGCAAATGGAGGTAGACGGGATGACTCCATTGTATCCAGGGTGTCGGCCCGAGGATACACGCTTGAGTGTAACGCTCGAGTGTCTGGAGATGAAGGCGGAACACAAATGGACCGACAGCAGCTTCAGCGATAACATGAAATCCTGGCATGCTCGTCTTCCCAAGGACAACACATTGCCAACAAGTATCGACGAGGCCAAGAAAATAGTTTGCCCACTCAACCTCCCGCACGTAAAGTACCACGCATGCATCAATGATTGTGCACTTTTCCGGGATGAGTACAAGGACATAACCACATGTCCAGTGTGCGGGCACGGACGGTACAAGAGAGGGAACAAGAAAGTTCCTCTGAAAGTTgtctg ggagAAGCCCACAGATGATCCGGAGAAGGGCAAGATCCTGACACACCCTGCAGacgctagccagtggaatgcgttggaCATTGAGTTCGCAGATGAGTTCGGGAGCGAACCGAGGAACGTTC AGAGGACCAAGGATGGCCCGAAAGCAAGAACCGACCTGAAATTGCTTGGCCTCAAGAAAGAACTTCAGTACCCCACcgatagtgatgatgatgatgatgaacagacGGAAATGACTCAGGGTCGCCACAAAAGGGCTAAGATAAATGAGGTGGTGGTGCTTAAACCTGCCTGCTTCACTCTGAGCGATGAGGAGCTCGAGAGGTTTTTCGAGTGCCTCCTAGGAGtcaaa atacttcccgttgcgatgcGAGGGATAATGGACGACCACGTCCGCGAGACGCTGTTTGGCCTCtgcaacttcttcgacgtcatctcTAGGAAGTCCATCGGCGTTAAGCAGCTCAACAGGCTACAAGAAGAGATCGTCGAGATACTATgcgagctcgagatttacttcccgcccgcGATCTTTGACATCATG aactACCTAAGCACCGAGAACGAGGATGTCGGTCTGCCCACCAGGAAGCACGTCGGCAGGCTAGAAGGGTttggtcaccgcgagggctaccgcgcAATGCATGTCGGCATCGCTGGTCGACgcgccgactttgacagggcacaccgagtcgcgctacaacacatagaatTGGTCAGCCCTTGGGTGGATAAGCACAAAAGCTTAATCGAGCAGGAGTTCATCGACCTAGGCCGGCCGAGGAAAACGGGAGACGTTACGaaagagcacaactccagcttcacgggGTGGTTCAAGAAAAG attctacaccgaggagaaGGACAAGAATAGCGAatatcaaaactcaggagtaactatgctatCCTACACCGATGACAAGACTGATGTCAAGGAAAGATtctacggaaggatcgaggagatttGGGAACTCGACTATGTTGGAGAGACGATGCCGATGTtccgtgtgagatgggccaagagcGTCGAAAAAGATGGact